Proteins from a genomic interval of Zingiber officinale cultivar Zhangliang chromosome 1B, Zo_v1.1, whole genome shotgun sequence:
- the LOC121971082 gene encoding myb-related protein Zm38-like yields MGHHCCSKQKIKRGLWSPEEDEKLFNYITTHGHACWSTVPKEAGLQRCGKSCRLRWINYLKPDLKRGSFSVEEERLIIDVHRILGNRWAQIAKHLPGRTDNEVKNFWNSCVKKKLIAQGLDPKTHNLMPALRPWPSTYSSNNSDNELFQSSTTAPFTISSPSKGFDRTKGSDIKKMAKNSVDLTTLPSLVRLPQSDDGLHESIVPASNLHYQDNHVLMSFTNASSSSSLGHTNTASPSSFINNQTSFMDDCMWDGSNMEHFEALNQIEVGDEVVQRKDHELMEVQTTLDVSEKGLMMEAYCGGAAAAAATFDLEMMDNSLLPCGDFYNGGGSMEELQWDC; encoded by the exons ATGGGTCACCATTGCTGCAGcaagcagaagatcaagaggggaCTCTGGTCGCCTGAAGAAGATGAGAAGCTCTTCAACTACATCACCACCCATGGCCATGCTTGCTGGAGCACTGTCCCTAAAGAAGCAG GGTTGCAGAGATGTGGGAAGAGTTGCAGGCTGAGGTGGATCAATTACCTGAAGCCTGACCTAAAGAGGGGCTCCTTCTCAGTAGAAGAAGAAAGACTTATCATAGATGTGCACAGAATCTTAGGCAACAG ATGGGCTCAAATAGCAAAGCATCTCCCCGGAAGAACAGACAATGAGGTGAAGAATTTCTGGAACTCATGCGTAAAGAAGAAGTTGATTGCTCAAGGCTTGGATCCAAAGACACACAACCTAATGCCGGCTTTGCGGCCCTGGCCCTCGACTTACAGCTCCAACAACTCAGACAATGAGCTTTTCCAATCTTCCACCACTGCACCCTTCACCATTAGCTCCCCTAGCAAAGGCTTTGATAGAACTAAAGGTTCTGATATAAAAAAAATGGCCAAGAACTCTGTGGACTTGACCACCTTACCTAGTCTGGTGAGACTGCCACAATCTGATGATGGGTTGCATGAGAGCATAGTCCCTGCGTCCAACCTCCATTACCAAGACAACCATGTGCTGATGAGCTTCACtaatgcttcatcttcttcctctttaggCCACACAAACACTGCATCCCCTTCTTCGTTCATCAACAATCAAACTAGTTTTATGGATGATTGCATGTGGGATGGTAGCAACATGGAGCATTTCGAAGCCCTAAACCAAATTGAGGTGGGAGATGAAGTGGTGCAAAGGAAGGATCATGAACTGATGGAAGTGCAAACCACACTGGACGTCAGCGAGAAGGGGTTGATGATGGAAGCCTATTGCGGCGgtgctgccgccgccgccgcgacGTTCGATCTCGAGATGATGGACAATTCTTTGTTGCCTTGTGGAGACTTTTACAATGGAGGAGGGTCCATGGAGGAACTGCAATGGGATTGCTAG
- the LOC121971074 gene encoding galactan beta-1,4-galactosyltransferase GALS3-like yields MAKEKHKDGKNFSVDVSWKCAEVKLLLVSLFFICSLITLFELFPSTSSFLSCFSAVDSSPSHPVDLSSSSSSSSSSSSSSLPQIVHSLRAERLGNDSVVKRSFNPVGSAAYLFIQMGAYRGGANNFVVVGLASKPLHVFAKPRFECEWIPHGGGGGGKNSAPIFATGYKILPDWGYGRVYTVVVVNCTFPSAVGLDGSGGRLVIHATTGGGGDREVTAAENFVAVEEAPGSVDESIFSAPPKYEYLYCGSPLYGDLSPQRVREWMAYHARFFGVSKSHFVIHDAGGVHPAVMEVLRPWAEKGMVTLQDIREQERFDGYYHNQFLVVNDCLHRYKFMAKWIFFFDIDEFLYLPPKTSLDSVVASLDGYSQFTIEQMPMSSKLCQSSDYGKTPRMWGMEKLVYRDVKRGVRRDRKYAIQPRSAFATGVHMSQNVAGQSAHKTEGRIRYFHYHGTIADRREPCREFVNATALTYDGTPYVLDDTLRRAAGAVKRFEQKMIDSRLSRTRQ; encoded by the exons ATGGCGAAGGAGAAGCACAAGGATGGCAAGAATTTTTCTGTTGATGTTTCTTGGAAATGTGCTGAGGTGAAGCTCCTCCTCGTCTCCCTCTTCTTCATTTGCTCTTTGATCACTTTGTTTGAGCTCTTCCCTTCAACTTCTAGCTTTCTCTCATGTTTTTCCGCAGTCGATTCATCTCCATCGCACCCTGTTGAtctatcctcctcctcctcctcctcctcctcctcctcttcttcttctcttcctcaaatTGTTCATTCTCTGAGAGCAGAACGGCTCGGGAATGACTCCGTCGTGAAGAGGTCCTTCAACCCGGTCGGCTCCGCCGCGTACCTCTTCATCCAGATGGGAGCTTACCGGGGCGGCGCGAACAATTTCGTCGTCGTGGGGCTCGCCTCCAAGCCTCTCCATGTCTTCGCCAAGCCCCGATTCGAGTGCGAATGGATCCCccacggcggcggcggcggcggcaaaaATTCCGCCCCCATCTTCGCTACTGGTTACAAGATCCTCCCCGACTGGGGCTACGGTCGGGTCTACACCGTCGTCGTCGTCAACTGCACCTTCCCGAGCGCCGTCGGCCTCGACGGCTCCGGCGGCCGCCTCGTCATCCACGCCACCACGGGTGGCGGCGGGGACCGCGAGGTCACCGCTGCCGAGAATTTCGTGGCGGTGGAGGAAGCTCCAGGGAGCGTGGACGAGTCCATCTTTTCGGCGCCGCCTAAGTACGAGTACCTCTACTGCGGCTCCCCCCTCTACGGCGACCTCAGCCCGCAGCGCGTCAGGGAATGGATGGCCTACCACGCGCGGTTCTTCGGGGTGAGCAAGTCCCACTTCGTCATCCACGACGCCGGCGGCGTCCACCCGGCGGTGATGGAGGTGCTGCGGCCGTGGGCGGAGAAGGGAATGGTGACCCTGCAGGACATCAGAGAGCAAGAAAGGTTCGACGGCTACTACCACAATCAATTCCTGGTGGTGAACGATTGCCTCCACAGGTACAAGTTCATGGCGAAATGGATCTTCTTCTTCGACATCGACGAGTTCCTCTATCTCCCTCCCAAAACGAGTCTCGACTCGGTGGTCGCCTCGCTCGACGGATACTCGCAGTTCACCATCGAGCAGATGCCCATGTCCAGCAAGCTCTGTCAATCCAGTGACTACGGCAAGACTCCAAG GATGTGGGGAATGGAGAAGTTGGTGTACAGGGACGTGAAGAGGGGAGTGAGGCGAGACCGGAAGTACGCGATCCAGCCGCGGAGCGCGTTCGCGACGGGCGTGCACATGTCGCAGAACGTGGCCGGCCAGAGCGCGCACAAGACGGAAGGCCGGATCAGATACTTCCATTACCACGGCACCATCGCCGACCGCCGCGAGCCCTGCAGGGAGTTCGTCAACGCCACCGCCCTCACCTACGACGGCACCCCGTACGTGCTCGACGACACCCTCCGCCGCGCCGCCGGCGCAGTGAAGAGGTTCGAGCAGAAGATGATCGACTCCAGGCTGTCGCGCACGAGGCAGTGA